Below is a window of Hydrogenimonas sp. DNA.
AGCGTATCGATGAGATGGTGCGTCCTGATGGAAGCCGCTACCTCCAGTGCCAGGCATTCTCTTGTGTATTCGTCTACGACCACCAGAATCTTGAGCTTCTGCCCATTGGCGGCACGGTCGCTGACGAAATCGTAGCTCCAGACATGATTGATATGCCCGGATTGCAGTTTGATCGGGTCGCTTCCCGGACGTCTGCGCCTGGGACGCTTCTTCGGCAGCTGCAGGTTCAGCATTGTCCATAGGCGATAGATCCGCTTAGCGTTGATCGTCTCGTTCATTTCCCAACCCAGCATCACACCGATGCGGCGATAGCCGAAACGGGGATATTTCTCGCTGAGCGCTTTGACCGATTCGGCCAGCACCTCGTCCTTGAAGGGCTGTCTCGGTTTGTAGACCATACTCGACCGGCTCACGCCGATCTCCTGGCAGGCCCGCCGTTGCGAGACGTTGTGCGCTTGCATCATCCGCACCGCTGCACGCTTCTGGTCGGGCCTTACCACTTTTTTTCGACAACATCCTTCAGCGCATCGTTGACGAGTATCTGCTCCGCCAGCAGCTTTTTCAGCCTGGCGTTCTCCCTTTCGAGCTCTTTGAGCCGCTTGACCTCGGAAACCCCCATGCCTCCATAGAGCTTTTTCCACCGGTAGAACGTCGTATCGGATATATTGTGCTTTCGGATGACCTCCTGGTCTGTCGCGGCCCGCTCCGCCTCCTGCAAAATTTTGACGATCTGCTCTTCACTAAATCGTTTCTTCATGTTTGGCTTCCTTTGTTAGTTATATTCTAACTCTGGATATGGCTTGAATTTCGGGGAGCAGGTCAACTGTTTACGTTGCATTAACACTCTCTTTCCTATAATGAGGCCATGACAGCAGAAATACTCCTACTTGAAGATGACGATGTGCTTTCCGAAACACTGGTAGATCTGCTTGAAAGCAGAGGCTTTACCATTGTCCATACTGTGACGGGAGAGGAGGCGTTGAACGCCACTTTTGAAAAACGTTTCGATCTGCTGATTCTGGATGTAAACGTACCCGGTATCGACGGGTTTGAACTTCTTGAGGGGCTGAGAGATGCCGGTATTACCACCCCCGCCATCTTCATTACGGCACGGACGGATATATCTTCGCTGGCTCAGGGTTTCGATGCCGGTGCGGACGATTATCTGAAAAAACCGTTCGATTTCGATGAGCTGCTCATTCGGATAGATGCTCTGCTGCGCAAAGCGTTTCATACCCGCTCCGATGAGATTACGGTAGGTGAGTTTCGTTTCAATATCGGCAAGAATGAACTCTACAGGCAGGCGGAATATATTCCACTGCCACCGGCAGAGCTGAGGCTTGTCAGACTCCTTTTTCAGCATAGAGGGGAGACTCTCGAGAAAAATTTTTTACTAGAGACTCTCGGTGACGGCGCCGAGGGAAGCGAAGGGGCCTTGAGGGTCCATATCGCTAGGCTTCGAAAACTGGGCTTGCCGGTTTTGACCGTCAAGGGGATAGGATACCGTCTTGAGAGAGCATGAAAAACAGGCTTTCTGGAAATTCTTTCTCATGTACTTCGCAAGCGTTGCGATGCTGGTGGTGGCTGCTGGTTTTTTCTATTTCAAACAGTCCAAAGCGCATCTGCTCAAAAATGAAGAGTTCTCGCTTTTGGAGTTTGCCCGTCACATAAAGATGGGTGGGCCGCCCGACGAATTCCCGGATGATTACAGCTACAGGTTCGTGCCGACGGGAGACCGCCATATCGACATCAGCAACTTCAAAATCGAAGGGGGCCGCTTCGTCAAACTCATACCGCTGCGTTTCGGCGACAAGTACCTCGAAGTGAGTAAGCCGATACGCTCTTATCAAGAGACGATCGGGGAGCTCAAGCTTCGCATAGGTTTGACGCAGTTTCTGCTTCTGCTCATTTTCGGTCTGCTCAGCTACAGACTGGCTAAAAACGCGATAAAGCCGCTGGAGGAGAGTATCGAACTGCTCGACAGCTTCTCAAAAGATCTGATTCACGATCTAAACACCCCGGTTACCTCCATAAAACTCAACCTTACACTACTGGAGCAGATGCCCGGGCTGAAGGAGACACGCGTGCTGCAACGACTGCGCAAGAGTGTGCATACTATCTCCGAACTGCATGAAAACCTGACGATTCTGCTAGAAGAGAAGACTTTTCAGATGGAGCGGACCGAACTGTGTGGTATTGTCAACGAGATTGTAGAGGTTCAAAGGCCGCTATACAAAGATATCACATTCATTGTCGACTGCAAAGGCTTTTCCGCCACCGTAAATCCGAAAGCGCTGAAACAGATGTTGCAAAACATCATCTCGAACGCCTGCCGCTACAATCGCCCGGGCGGGTATGTAAAAATCTACAGCCGCGGCCGCTCGCTCATCATCGAAGACAGCGGTAAGGGTATCGAAGAGCCTGACAAGATATTCGAAAGGGATTACAGCGGGAGCGGAAGCAGCGGTCTGGGGCTCGATATCGTAAAACGGCTCGCCATGGCAATGCGGATTGAGATCGATGTAAATAGCGGCAAAGAGAGTGGAACAGTTTTTATCTTAACGATGCGTTAATCT
It encodes the following:
- a CDS encoding two-component sensor histidine kinase, whose product is MREHEKQAFWKFFLMYFASVAMLVVAAGFFYFKQSKAHLLKNEEFSLLEFARHIKMGGPPDEFPDDYSYRFVPTGDRHIDISNFKIEGGRFVKLIPLRFGDKYLEVSKPIRSYQETIGELKLRIGLTQFLLLLIFGLLSYRLAKNAIKPLEESIELLDSFSKDLIHDLNTPVTSIKLNLTLLEQMPGLKETRVLQRLRKSVHTISELHENLTILLEEKTFQMERTELCGIVNEIVEVQRPLYKDITFIVDCKGFSATVNPKALKQMLQNIISNACRYNRPGGYVKIYSRGRSLIIEDSGKGIEEPDKIFERDYSGSGSSGLGLDIVKRLAMAMRIEIDVNSGKESGTVFILTMR
- a CDS encoding two-component response regulator, encoding MTAEILLLEDDDVLSETLVDLLESRGFTIVHTVTGEEALNATFEKRFDLLILDVNVPGIDGFELLEGLRDAGITTPAIFITARTDISSLAQGFDAGADDYLKKPFDFDELLIRIDALLRKAFHTRSDEITVGEFRFNIGKNELYRQAEYIPLPPAELRLVRLLFQHRGETLEKNFLLETLGDGAEGSEGALRVHIARLRKLGLPVLTVKGIGYRLERA
- a CDS encoding mobile element protein, with translation MVRPDQKRAAVRMMQAHNVSQRRACQEIGVSRSSMVYKPRQPFKDEVLAESVKALSEKYPRFGYRRIGVMLGWEMNETINAKRIYRLWTMLNLQLPKKRPRRRRPGSDPIKLQSGHINHVWSYDFVSDRAANGQKLKILVVVDEYTRECLALEVAASIRTHHLIDTLSRLMTLYGRPKFIRSDNGPEFTAKAVIQWLTDNDIGPAFIKPGSPWQNAYVESFNGKFRDECLNREWFYNRKEAAVIIEKWRNHYNHERPHSSLDKQPPAKVSGRKYVA
- a CDS encoding mobile element protein: MKKRFSEEQIVKILQEAERAATDQEVIRKHNISDTTFYRWKKLYGGMGVSEVKRLKELERENARLKKLLAEQILVNDALKDVVEKKW